In bacterium, a single window of DNA contains:
- a CDS encoding aldo/keto reductase: protein MIATSTFGRTGHASTRTIFGAAALARVTQDDADRTLDVLLRYGVNHVDVAASYGDAELRLAPWLKTHRDRFFLATKTGGRTYDAAKRQIHLSLERLGVERIDLIQLHSLSDPIEWDTALSPGGALDACVEARAQGLVRFIGVTGHGTQIAAMHLRSLERFDFDSVLLPYNYITMQDGHYAAMFERVVAVCRERNVAVQTIKAIALRPWWGRERTHATWYQPLHEQRDIDVAVHWVLSRPGIFLNTVGDITLLPKVLDAASRFTSAPDAATMRDAIARLGMVSLFV, encoded by the coding sequence ATGATCGCCACATCCACGTTCGGGCGGACCGGGCACGCGAGCACGCGGACGATCTTCGGCGCGGCGGCACTGGCGCGGGTCACACAAGACGACGCCGATCGCACCCTCGACGTCCTGCTCCGGTACGGCGTCAACCACGTCGACGTCGCGGCAAGCTACGGCGATGCCGAACTGCGGCTGGCGCCCTGGCTGAAGACCCACCGCGACCGCTTCTTCCTCGCCACGAAGACGGGCGGCCGCACGTACGACGCCGCGAAGCGCCAGATCCATCTGTCGCTGGAGCGTCTGGGCGTGGAGCGGATCGATCTCATCCAACTCCACAGTCTCTCCGACCCGATCGAGTGGGATACTGCGCTCAGCCCCGGCGGCGCCCTCGACGCCTGTGTGGAGGCGAGAGCGCAGGGATTGGTGCGGTTCATCGGGGTCACCGGGCACGGCACGCAAATCGCGGCCATGCACCTGCGCAGCCTCGAGCGGTTCGACTTCGACTCGGTGCTGCTGCCGTACAACTACATCACGATGCAGGATGGTCACTACGCCGCGATGTTCGAACGTGTCGTCGCCGTGTGCCGCGAACGGAACGTCGCGGTGCAAACCATCAAGGCGATTGCGCTGCGCCCGTGGTGGGGGCGGGAGCGCACGCACGCCACCTGGTACCAACCGCTTCACGAGCAGCGCGACATCGATGTAGCCGTGCACTGGGTGCTCTCGCGTCCGGGGATCTTCCTCAACACCGTCGGCGACATCACCCTGTTGCCGAAGGTGCTCGACGCGGCGAGTCGATTCACGTCGGCGCCGGACGCCGCGACGATGCGCGACGCCATCGCGCGGCTGGGGATGGTTTCGCTGTTCGTTTAA
- a CDS encoding MBL fold metallo-hydrolase, which produces MSVQPPPSSGLLRTIVAPNASPYTLDGTNTYLLGRRRVVVIDPGPDDSRHVAQIVERAGESGGRVALILVTHAHSDHLGAARRLAEATRAPVARWRAGDRPLDEGELVAEEEIRLRVVHTPGHAPDHIAFVWEAQRTLFSGDLVLGRGTVMVSPPTGSIEEYLRSLERVGQLDLAVIAPGHGPLVEDPGPRVAEYIAHRRLREQQILDVVSAGPRTPGEVAASLYPDLDPRLHPGAEATVLAHLLKLMREGRVAREKNRFYVP; this is translated from the coding sequence ATGTCGGTTCAGCCTCCGCCGTCGTCCGGGCTCCTCCGGACGATCGTCGCGCCGAATGCCTCACCGTACACCCTGGACGGGACGAACACGTACCTGCTGGGTCGCCGGCGGGTCGTGGTCATCGATCCGGGGCCGGACGACAGCCGTCATGTTGCGCAGATTGTCGAGCGTGCCGGGGAAAGCGGCGGGCGCGTTGCGCTCATCCTGGTCACCCACGCGCACAGCGATCACCTGGGTGCCGCCCGCCGGTTGGCAGAGGCGACCCGAGCGCCGGTGGCGCGGTGGCGCGCCGGTGACCGGCCGTTGGACGAGGGCGAGCTCGTCGCGGAGGAAGAGATCCGCCTCAGGGTCGTGCATACGCCGGGGCACGCTCCCGACCACATCGCGTTTGTCTGGGAGGCCCAGCGGACCCTGTTCTCGGGCGATCTCGTGCTGGGACGCGGCACCGTCATGGTGTCCCCGCCGACCGGGTCGATCGAGGAGTATCTGCGTTCGCTCGAGCGGGTCGGCCAGCTCGATCTCGCCGTGATCGCCCCCGGGCACGGCCCGCTCGTCGAGGATCCGGGCCCCCGCGTCGCCGAGTACATCGCTCACCGGCGGTTGCGGGAGCAGCAGATCCTCGACGTGGTGTCCGCAGGACCGCGGACGCCAGGTGAGGTGGCAGCGTCGCTCTATCCCGATCTGGACCCGCGCCTGCACCCCGGGGCCGAGGCAACCGTACTGGCACATTTGCTCAAGCTGATGCGCGAGGGACGCGTGGCGCGCGAGAAGAATCGTTTCTACGTGCCGTGA
- the groL gene encoding chaperonin GroEL (60 kDa chaperone family; promotes refolding of misfolded polypeptides especially under stressful conditions; forms two stacked rings of heptamers to form a barrel-shaped 14mer; ends can be capped by GroES; misfolded proteins enter the barrel where they are refolded when GroES binds) has protein sequence MPAKSLLYDEEARKALERGVEKVASAVRVTLGPRGRNVVLEKKWGSPTITKDGVTVAKEIELEDSYENMGAQLVKEVASKTNDAAGDGTTTATVLAHAIVKEGLKNVAAGANPMILKRGIDRAVEALTAELKKLSIPLEGKDHIAHVASIAGNDEEIGNIIAEAMDKVGKDGVITIEESKGIETTVEVVEGMQFDRGYISPYMVTDPDKMEAVVEDPYILLTEKKISAVKDIVPVMEKVMRFGKPLVVVAEDVEGEALATLVVNKLRGVLPCVAVKAPGYGDRRKAMLGDMAVLTGGQVLSDDIGVKLESLELEMLGRAAKVRVAKEETTIIEGKGDRKAIQGRIAQIKKEIETTTSDYDKEKLQERLAKLAGGVAQIKVGAATETELKEKKHRFEDALSTSKAAVEEGIVPGGGTALLNIAKALDKVQTSDEDEKSGVAIVRRAIEEPAKWLAANAGVEGAVIVAHVKSEKPGIGYNVAENTFTDMVKAGIIDATKVTRLALQNAASVASLLLTTEALVVEKREKKKGAAAAAPGGYNPEDMDM, from the coding sequence ATGCCTGCCAAGAGTTTGCTGTACGACGAAGAGGCCCGCAAGGCTCTCGAGCGCGGCGTTGAGAAAGTTGCCAGCGCCGTCCGCGTGACGCTCGGTCCACGAGGCCGCAACGTTGTGCTCGAAAAGAAGTGGGGCTCGCCGACCATTACAAAGGACGGCGTCACGGTCGCGAAGGAGATCGAGCTGGAAGACTCCTACGAGAACATGGGGGCCCAGCTCGTCAAGGAAGTTGCTAGCAAGACCAACGACGCCGCGGGCGACGGCACCACCACCGCCACGGTGCTCGCGCACGCGATCGTGAAAGAGGGCCTCAAGAACGTCGCGGCCGGCGCCAACCCCATGATCCTCAAGCGCGGCATCGACCGCGCAGTCGAGGCGCTCACGGCCGAGCTGAAGAAACTGAGCATCCCGCTCGAGGGCAAGGACCACATCGCCCACGTCGCCAGCATCGCCGGCAACGACGAGGAGATCGGGAACATCATCGCCGAGGCGATGGACAAGGTCGGCAAGGACGGCGTCATCACGATCGAGGAGTCCAAGGGCATCGAGACGACCGTCGAAGTGGTCGAGGGCATGCAGTTCGACCGCGGATACATTTCCCCGTACATGGTTACGGATCCCGACAAGATGGAAGCGGTCGTCGAGGACCCATACATCCTGCTGACCGAAAAGAAGATCAGCGCCGTCAAAGACATCGTCCCGGTGATGGAGAAAGTGATGCGCTTCGGCAAGCCGCTCGTCGTGGTGGCCGAGGACGTCGAGGGCGAGGCGCTGGCGACGCTCGTCGTCAACAAGCTTCGCGGCGTGCTGCCGTGTGTCGCCGTCAAGGCCCCGGGCTACGGCGACCGGCGGAAGGCGATGCTCGGTGACATGGCGGTGCTGACCGGAGGACAGGTGCTGAGCGACGACATCGGCGTGAAGCTGGAGAGCCTGGAGCTGGAGATGCTCGGTCGCGCGGCGAAGGTGCGGGTGGCCAAGGAAGAGACCACGATCATCGAGGGCAAGGGCGACCGCAAGGCGATCCAGGGCCGGATCGCCCAGATCAAGAAGGAGATCGAGACGACCACCTCCGACTACGACAAGGAGAAGCTCCAGGAGCGTCTGGCGAAGCTCGCGGGCGGCGTCGCGCAGATCAAGGTCGGGGCCGCGACGGAAACCGAGCTCAAGGAGAAGAAGCACCGATTTGAGGACGCGCTCAGCACGAGCAAGGCGGCGGTTGAGGAAGGCATCGTGCCCGGCGGCGGGACCGCGCTCCTGAACATCGCGAAGGCGCTCGACAAGGTGCAGACGAGCGACGAGGATGAGAAGAGCGGCGTGGCGATCGTCCGACGCGCGATCGAAGAGCCCGCGAAGTGGCTGGCCGCCAACGCCGGCGTCGAGGGCGCCGTGATCGTCGCGCACGTCAAGAGTGAGAAGCCCGGGATCGGCTACAACGTCGCGGAGAACACGTTCACCGACATGGTCAAGGCCGGCATCATCGATGCAACCAAGGTGACACGCTTGGCCCTGCAGAACGCGGCCAGCGTGGCGAGCCTCCTGTTGACGACGGAAGCGCTCGTCGTCGAGAAGCGCGAGAAGAAGAAGGGCGCGGCCGCGGCGGCGCCGGGCGGCTACAACCCCGAAGACATGGACATGTAG
- a CDS encoding DUF881 domain-containing protein, whose amino-acid sequence MWQRGGVAALLFLAGFLLILQLRANQVLRAGGELPSRRLADLAVLMRRQQDSERSLRDEIVALEAKQQQIQTAEAEGRSITGAMQHELAGYREVLGLTPVRGPGITVTLGADARRLSVPQAQDVAGVVNELWAAGAEAVSVNGIRMLATDGVGALPRGVTIAGRATQDPYVIAAIGDPVALEGTLMVPGGAVDGLRGVGMTVTLARAAIMELPASSRNRAFHIARPASGP is encoded by the coding sequence GTGTGGCAACGTGGTGGCGTCGCCGCCCTGTTGTTCCTGGCCGGGTTCCTGCTGATTCTGCAGCTTCGGGCAAACCAGGTGCTTCGCGCAGGGGGCGAGCTCCCGTCCCGCCGGCTCGCGGACCTCGCGGTGTTGATGCGACGGCAACAGGACTCAGAACGCTCGCTGCGGGACGAGATCGTGGCGCTCGAGGCAAAGCAACAACAGATCCAAACCGCCGAGGCCGAGGGCCGCAGCATCACCGGCGCGATGCAGCATGAGCTCGCGGGCTACCGCGAGGTGCTCGGCCTGACGCCGGTGCGGGGGCCGGGGATCACGGTGACCCTTGGGGCGGACGCCCGACGGTTGTCGGTTCCGCAGGCGCAGGACGTTGCCGGCGTGGTCAACGAGCTGTGGGCCGCCGGTGCCGAGGCCGTCTCGGTGAACGGTATCCGCATGCTCGCGACGGACGGGGTGGGGGCGCTGCCCCGCGGCGTCACGATCGCCGGCCGGGCCACGCAGGATCCGTACGTGATCGCCGCGATCGGGGATCCCGTGGCTCTCGAAGGGACCTTGATGGTGCCGGGGGGTGCGGTGGACGGACTGCGGGGCGTGGGCATGACCGTGACGCTCGCGCGCGCGGCGATCATGGAGTTGCCGGCGTCTTCCCGGAATCGCGCCTTTCACATCGCCCGCCCGGCCTCGGGTCCGTGA